Part of the Juglans regia cultivar Chandler unplaced genomic scaffold, Walnut 2.0 Scaffold_681, whole genome shotgun sequence genome, AGCCAAGTTAGTTTCATTCATTTATGCAAATTATCacctcattttaaaaatataatcatactttacaatatttttattatataaaaggaaaatattagaataataagataaataaagatgagattaaaattaaaaattatataaaatattattaaaatataattttaaatataatttttattttaaaattttaaaaaattattataaataaataataatttttttaattttaaaataaaaataatatttaaaaaatatttttttatgaaaaaaaaaatacagtttAGAACAAAGTATTATCGCTTGGATTCTTGTGCGCAGATTCATTCAATTTTGGTTTGACCAAGAAACTTGTGTCCGAAATTTCAAAGAGGAAGATCACAATCTTACTCAGTAATCACAGTCGGCACTTCTCCGAACTGACAACACGCTTCTCCCTATCATTCAATCGTGTCACCGCAGCCTTTTCACCGTCTCCAAATCTCGGTGCAGGAATTTCTGGACAATGTGTACTGCGCACTCTActcttctctctttatttattatttttaataccaAGAAGATGCACCACCGTTGCAAGTGTAATGTCTGCACTCACTTTCCGGTTACCATTCCAGCCAATAGTGCCAAAGCATTGTTAGGTAACCTGAAACTTGAAATAAGAGCGATGTCTATGAAGTATAAACGATTATGTCATCGAGGTTTTCCACTACATCTACCCGAAAACGTCATCGTAGAAATCCTCTTGCGGTTGCCGGTCAAGTCTTTGGTACGATTCAGGTGTGTAAGTAAACGTTGGCGCTCCCTAATCTCGGATTCCCGATTCGCCAAATCGCAGTTCCGGCGAGCGTCTGAGCGCTCACAAAGACTTCTCATAACATCTGGTTCTGAAATTCGATCCCTAGACTGTGAGGCGCTATTTGAGCACAGTACCACTCCCAGTGTACTCGCCGTCCCTTTCCAGAAACGGGGACGTTATGTTAGCATCATTGGGTCTTGCAATGGTCTTGTTTGTGTGGCTCTATATAGCCATAGGGATTTCTATATTTGGAATCCTTCGACGGGAAATTACAGGAAACTGCCTGATCCTGGTATTTCACTCCGCGGGCACATATATAGACATGGATTTGGATATGATCCATCCACTGATGACTACAAGCTTCTCGTGGCCAATTTCCGGAAGCCTCCTTCTCGGGAAAGTGAAGGCAAGGTTTTCTCTTTCAAAAGAAACTCATGGAAGAGGATTCTTCGAGGCCTTGAAGATCCAGGTAGGGCGGACGATTCAGCAGGAATCCTTTGCAATGGTTCTCTGCATTGGCATCTTCGACCGTACCCCGATCCACTTTCTGGTCATAAAATACGTGTGTTTGATTTAGCCGAGGAGAAATTCCATGAAATGCCGATGCCCTCCGTGGAATTATTTGGGGACTGCGGGTATGAACTCGTCGATACTTTGA contains:
- the LOC108987868 gene encoding F-box/kelch-repeat protein At3g23880-like yields the protein MHHRCKCNVCTHFPVTIPANSAKALLGNLKLEIRAMSMKYKRLCHRGFPLHLPENVIVEILLRLPVKSLVRFRCVSKRWRSLISDSRFAKSQFRRASERSQRLLITSGSEIRSLDCEALFEHSTTPSVLAVPFQKRGRYVSIIGSCNGLVCVALYSHRDFYIWNPSTGNYRKLPDPGISLRGHIYRHGFGYDPSTDDYKLLVANFRKPPSRESEGKVFSFKRNSWKRILRGLEDPGRADDSAGILCNGSLHWHLRPYPDPLSGHKIRVFDLAEEKFHEMPMPSVELFGDCGYELVDTLRNLGECLCFNVSMSGFMEIWGMLEYGVIESWAPMLRVKYFPVDPLCLSRGGQLVAMKNGIVLMRSNPDGEILEYVEGFSGFDSRVDYATVFVESLLSPYLCLT